The segment ATGGATATGCGGAAGGGGGCGACTTTAGACAAGAAGAAATGGGGATACTAGCACAGATTTCAGGAGGTGTGAAAGATATCATAGTGCCGCACCCCATAAAAAAATATCATCGGTATGATAAAATTAATTTTGCCGTATCCAAAGATAACTGAGCAGAGAAGGGGATCATAGTCATGCAGGTTCGTAATTTCGTAGTACCGCTTGTATCAGGAACGATAACCAGACAGGTAAAAGAGGTAGCTATTATTATATTTTCAGCCTTCCTGGTAGCAGCCGGCCTGCGGCTATTCCTGATTCCGCACCAGCTCCTAAGCGGCGGGGTAGCCGGGACAGCTTCCATCATCGGGTATTTGACCCATCCAAAGTATATTTCGTTGTATTATTTCGCCATCAATCTGCCAATCCTGATCTGGGGCTTCGTCGCCGTGGGCAAAAAGTACATCTGCTACAGCATGCTGTCCGTCCTGTCCACTACCTGGTTCCTGACGGTGATTCCTGTAGTGAAGCTTACCAAGGACCCGATTCTGGCCAGTATCTTCGGCGGGGTGATTATTGCGGGAGGGGTGGGCTTCTCACTGCGGGCGGGCGGTTCTTCCGGGGGCTTCGACATTCTCGGCTCGATCATTACCCGCAAGCGGGATATTCCTATGGGCACCGTGCTGTTCGTCATGGACGGTCTGGTGATCTTAAGTCTCGGCTTCTTCAAAAGCTGGGATTCCGCGCTCTACGCGATGCTCTGTATCTTCGTCAAAAGCCGGGTGGTGGACATGATCCACATCCGCCATATCAAGCTGACCTGCTTCATCGTCACGAAGGAGCGCGAGAAAATGCTGAACCGGCTGACCAGTCTGCCGCACGGCATCACGGTTGTGAACGCCGAGGGCGGATACAGTCACGAAGGCAATACGATGCTGATGACCGTAACCACCCGCTATGAGCTGGCAGATCTGCGCAAAACGATTCTGGAGACCGATCCGAAATCCTTCGTTAACGTGCTGGAGACGGTAGAGATTATGGGCAGGTTCCGGCGGCTGAGCTAAGCAGGAGCAAGCTTGCTGCCACCCGCCGGAGCGTCAGGCAAGTAACATATTTTGCGGCAAAAGAAAAGAGTGCTGTTCTCCGCTTTTGCGGGTAACAGCACTCTTTTTAACTTAGGATTAAGACTCGATTCTTAGCGGCGGTCCTGCGGGCCTCCAACGAAGGCTTGCTCTTGTGTATCCAGGTTATAGGCGGTATGCAGCGCCTGGATGATCTGCTGCAGGTTGCCGGATTCAATCACACAGGATACCTTGATCTCGGAGGTGCTGACCATCTTGATGCTCACGCCTTCATTCGAGATCACCTCGAACATTTTGGCGGCAACCCCCGGGTGGCTGACCATTCCGGCGCCGACAATCGACACCTTGACCAGACTGTCCTCGGAAGTCACTTCACGGTAAGGCAATACGCTGTGCAGTTCCTCGATAACCTCCTTGGCCTTCACAAGATCTCCAAGCGCTACAGTGAAGGAGAAGTCAGCCGTCTTGTTCTGCACTCCGCTCTGCACGATAATATCAACATCCACACCTTCATCGGCCAGCTTGCCG is part of the Paenibacillus sp. FSL M7-0420 genome and harbors:
- a CDS encoding YitT family protein, which gives rise to MQVRNFVVPLVSGTITRQVKEVAIIIFSAFLVAAGLRLFLIPHQLLSGGVAGTASIIGYLTHPKYISLYYFAINLPILIWGFVAVGKKYICYSMLSVLSTTWFLTVIPVVKLTKDPILASIFGGVIIAGGVGFSLRAGGSSGGFDILGSIITRKRDIPMGTVLFVMDGLVILSLGFFKSWDSALYAMLCIFVKSRVVDMIHIRHIKLTCFIVTKEREKMLNRLTSLPHGITVVNAEGGYSHEGNTMLMTVTTRYELADLRKTILETDPKSFVNVLETVEIMGRFRRLS